From the genome of Variovorax sp. RA8:
GTGGACATGGGCACGAATCGGGTCATCTGGTCGTCCTCCGCCGTCGCACAAAGGGCCGTTGAGCACCTCAGAATTCAAGGAACGGAGGACGCTTCGACGGAATGGAGTGCGACCCCGGCGCAGCGCTACAGCACCGCTGTGGGTGTTCGGCCCGTCGCCTCTGGACAGCCGGTTCGCTTCTATCTCTCGATCGATCGACGAGCGGATTCGGCCTTGCTTCGGGCGTTTGTCGGGGCGACCTTGCTCGGTGTGCCCTTCCTGCTTGTGCTGGTGTCGGCCGGTGTGTGGTTGATCGTGCGCACCGGGCTGCTGCCAATGACACGTTTCGGCCGCCTGGCCGCGTCCGTCAACACGTCGTCCCTTGCGCAGCGTCTGTCATTGGACGGGCTGCCGGCGGAACTCAGCGCGCTCGCGCGTGAGTTCAACGCCATGCTGGAGCGAATGGACGAGGGCGTGCGCCGGCTCAAGGAGTTTTCGGGTGACCTGGCCCATGAGATGCGCACGCCGGTCGCCACGCTGATGGGACGCTCGCAGGTCGCGTTGTCGCATCAGCGAACGAATGAGGAACTGCGCGAAGTACTGGCGGGCAATATTGACGAGCTTCAGCGGCTTAGTCGGCTCATCTCGGACATGCTGTTCATTGCCCGCGCTGACCAGGCTGATATTGCCATGGAGAGGGAGCCCGTATCGCTGCATGAGGCCGCGCTGCACGTTGTCGACTATCTGAGCCTATTGGCGGAGGAGCGAAACGTCACGGTAGGCGTCTACGGCCAAGCGGAGGTTAGGGGCGACCGCATGCTCTTGCAGCGTGCTGTGACCAACCTTCTTTCCAACGCCATTCGACATGCATCGCCCGCCAGCGAAGTGCGCGTCGAGATTTCTCGGCGCGACGACTTCGCACTGCTCGCGGTGGTCAACCAAGGCAGCGGGATTGCGCCAGAACATCTTGAGCGAATCTTTGAACGGTTCTATCGAATCGACTCGGCGCGCGCACGTCACGATGGCGGCACCGGCCTCGGGCTGGCGATCGTACGCACGATCATGTCGGCCCACCACGGACGTGTGGACGCCCGAAGCACTTGTGGCGAGACAACCGTGACGCTTCACATTCCGGTCGATTTGCATGGGGCAGCTTGCGTCGTACAGCCGACGCCAAAGCGTCCGCTAGCGTAGCTGCGCCCGCGATCATCGAAGCCATCCAAGCACCGAAGCCCAGCCGCTTTCCCAAACCGCGCAACCATCGTGAACTTCGGGGGGGGGTAGCATCGATCTCTCCTTCGGCAGACACATCGTTTGTGTGCAGCGGCCGACTCTGCCCAAACCTTCTCGACGCCGCTTGCGGCCGTTGGACGACGGCCACATCGTCGCTTCGCGGCGGCTCCGCGTACCGGCGCGGTCGCGCGCGAAGATTACCCTTTTGTAATCCAAGCGTCGGGCAATTGTCGGACGGGGTTCCTTAGAGTGCCCATGCATGCTGACCGACAGATTGGCATCGCCGGTTCGGTTGTTGTGATGTGACCAAGGCCGCCGGTAGTAAGCGCGACGGTCCCGTTCCGCCAGAACGTCGGTTGTGGATCGGTCCACGAGTCCAAACTTAGAGGAAATGAAGATGTTGAACATTCGTATTGCACTTACCGCCTTTGCTGCTGTCTTGGCTCTCGCAGGTGCGGCCAGTGCCCAGACTTCTCAGACCAACATGTCCGGCATGTCGGGGATGGCATCGGCCGCAAGCGGCACGGATTCGGCTAACAATGCTGAGTTCACCGAGGGTGAGATCCGCAAGGTGGACAAGGACATGAAGAAGCTCACGATCAAGCACGGTCCGCTCAAGAACCTGGACATGCCCGGCATGACAATGGTGTTTGCGGTCCAGGACGAGGCTGTACTCGACAAGCTGCAAACTGGCGAAAAGGTCCGCTTCCAGGCGGAAAAGATCGACGGGAAGATCGCGGTGACCAAGATCGAAGCTGCGCACTAGGCCAACCTGATAGCCTATTGGCACCCGCGCCATTCGCTCCCATCGTTCCCTGGTCAGACGGCACGCCCGTCCTGAAGCTTGACGACGAAACGTCTGTCACGCCAGGCGAGATTGGCTTTCCCAGTCAATTGCAGTGTGGGACGCCCACGCGCGTCCTGACGCAGGAATCGGCTCCACAAACGATCACGTGCGTTCGCCTCGACGTTGCGTGCAGCCGCCATCGCAACCACGCTTTTGGTCCTACCCGGAACACTCTATGAAACTGTTTGCGTCCACTCTGCTTGTCATCCTCGGTGGACTCGCTCCCGGCCTCTCGATCGCGGACGACTCCCCTGCGCCGGCTGTCATCGAGCCGGCATCATCCAAGCCTTCGAAGCCCGACATAGTGAAAGGCGAGATCGTTTTCAATGGCAAAGCGTGCGCCGCGTGCCACAACGCTGACGGCAACTCGGCCATACCTGCCAACCCCAAGCTGGCCCAGCAGCATCCCGAGTACTTGTTCAAGCAGCTTCAAGAGTTCAGATCCGGCAAACGAGGAAACGCGATCATGAGCGGCATGGCGGCGAACCTCTCTGAACAAGAGATGCGCGACGTTGCCTGGTTCTTGGCATCCCAGCGTGTCAAACCCGGCTTCTCGAAGGAGAGAGATCTGGTTGCCCTTGGCGAGAAGATCTATCGGGGCGGCATCGGCGAGCGCAGCGTGCCAGCCTGTGCGGGTTGCCACAGTCCCAATGGCGCGGGCATACCCATTCAGTACCCGCGTTTGGGCGGGCAGCACGCCGAGTATGTCGCTTCGCAGCTGACAGCGTTTCGCGATGGCGCGCGACTCAACAGCGCACCGATGACCGGCATTGCCACTCGGCTCACCGACCGTGAGATCCGGGCGGTGTCTGACTATATCGAGGGCCTGCATTAGACACTGTGGGTCGTTCGATAGGCGAAGGAAGGATCGTCTCCGATGTCTTGACTGTGCGCAATCACTGAGGATGCTGGCGACAACCGTGACGCTGCACATTCCGGTCCACTGGCGGTCCTTAGCGCCATGGCTGGCTGCTGGACGACAACCAGGCGATCAGGACTTTGAACCGGGTTTCAGGAATGTTGCGAGGGCCTTCTGATCTCCTGCCAGCTGGATGCGCATGAGCTGGAGCACACGCTGCGCAACACTGGACAATGGCTGACCTGGGGGAAGCACCAGCAGCCCGGCAAAGGAGATGTCCAACGACAGCGCTCGGATGACCAGACCGCGCTGCGCATACTCGAGTGCGGTGATCGGGTTGACGACCCCAATTCCCAGCCCGTGCATGGCCATCTCGCAAACGCTCGCGGCGTACGGGGTTTCGACAGCCACTCTCAGGCTCACGCCACAGTCCTCCAGCGCGCGCTCCAGGCGTCGTCGGGAAGCATCCTCGGGATTGAGCGCAAGGAACGGCTCTTCCGCGAGCTGGTGCGGCTGAACAGTTCTGGTACTGGCCAATCGGTGCTTCGCATGCATCACGACAACGCCGGGAAAGCGTGCGAATTCGGAGTGCTCCAAGCCAGTCGTGGGCATCTCGTCGGCCATGAGCCCGAAGTCCGCTTGCCCCGCCAACACGGCATCGTGCACTTCGCGCGAGCTGAGCACCTGCAACGAAATCTGAGGTCTTCCCTCGGTGTCCGGCCGCTCGGCCACAAGCCGCGACAAGGCCCGTGGAACGAAGGACAGGCCGAAGGCCGGGTAGACGGCCACACGCAGCGTGTTGACACCATAGCGCTTCAAGCTGCGCATGCGGTGCTCGATGCTGCTCAGGCCCACGTAAGCGCGCTCGACCTCGATCAGCAGCGCCCGTGCTTCGGCCGTTGGCTGCAAACGGCCGCGCAGGCGCCGAAATAATGCAAAACCTGCCGCCTCCTCGAGCCTGCGCAGCGATTGGCTGATCGCAGGCTGCGTGACGCCCATGAGCACCGCCGCCTTGCTGGCGGAGCCGACCGACATCACGGAACGGAACACCTCGATTTCTCGGAGCAACATATAAGCACAACTTATGAAGTAAGAAGTTAGCGGGTGATTCAGATTATCGTCGTAGACGTAGAGTTCGGTAACCCCAGCCACTCCAGGAGAAGCGACGTGAAATTTCGAATCGTCTTAGCAATGACCGCTCTGGCTCTCTACGTGCCCTGCTGGGCGCACGATCTTTCGGCCGACATCGCCAAGTTCAACAGCATCGCAGCGACCAAAAAGCTCGATAGCGAGCCGGCTATTGCTGCGAAGCTGGCCCTGGAGCGCGCTCAGGGTGAGATAGAGCAGTCGGACGTGAAGATGGTGTTGCGTATCCGCTCGATGACCAACACGGGCCTTCGCACGCTCGGCGAGCAACCGGCGTTCCTGACCAGCGAGTTCAAGCGCCTGGAAGCTGCACTGGCCAATCCGAAGACGAATGACGCTTCCAAGATTGCCGCAGCGAAGGAGATACTCGCACGGCTCTCCGTCGAAATGCGCGTGTACACCGACCTGGAGAACATGGCCGTCGAGCAGATGAAGCAGGCCTTGCAGCTCATCGAATCCGCGCCTGGCAAGTAAGTGCAGCAGCACTGTCGGCCGTGGCAAGAACCATGTCCTTGCCTGCAAGACAACCTTCTGAGCAGGGTGCAATCCTTGCATCTGTTGAACTGACCAACCTTCCATTGTGAACTCCCAAACTTCAACCAACGACGCATTTGCCAGTCTGGTCCCGCCGGTGTGGCGAGCCTCGACTGTTGTCTTCGATTCGCTCGACGATTTCGTGCATCGGCGCAGCCGCATGCCCGACGGCTTCAGCTATGGGACGACCGGTACACCCACGCAGCGCGCACTCGAGGTGCGCATCGCCGAGTTGGACGGCGCCGCACATTGCGTCGTTTTCCCTTCGGGGCAGGCGGCCATCTGCAGCACGCTGCTGGCGCTGCTCAAGAAGGGCGATCACCTTCTGATGACCGACGCCGCCTACGGCCTCGCCAAATCGTTCGCTCTCGAACGGCTGGAGGCGCTAGGCGTAGAGGTCGAGTTCTACGGCCCGCGCATCGGCGCGGACATCAAACGGCTGATCCGGCCCACAACGCGGCTCATCTGGCTGGAGTCACCGGGGACAGTGACCATGGAGCTGGAAGACGTGCCGGCCATCGCCGCTGTCGCACGTGCCCACGGCGTGGTGACGGCGATCGACAACACCTGGGCAAGCCCGCTCGGCTTTTCTGCGCTGGCGCACGGCGTGGACCTGTGCATCCACGCTTGCACCAAATACATGGGCGGCCATTCGGATGTGCTGATGGGCAGCATCGCCACCAACGACGAGCGCCTGTATCGATCGCTGCGGGGTCTCCAATCGCTGATGGGACTGGCCGTCAGCGCAGAGGACTGCTTCCTCGTGTCGCGCGGACTGGACACGATGCAGGTTCGGATGGAGCGCCAGGCAGCGAGCGCGCAAGTGATCGCCGACCGGCTCTCAAAGCATCCGTTGGTCCGCCAGATGCTCTTTCCTGCGCTGCCCGACGCACCGGATCATGCCCTGTGGTCCCGTGATTTCAAGCTGTCGGGATGCCTGATGTCGCTGCAGCTGGTGGACTCGCCTTATGAGGCCTACCGCGCGATGTTTCGAGAGCTGAAGCTGTTCTCGATCGGCGCGAGCTGGGGCGGCGTGCGCAGCATCGCCGCGTTCTACCCCGCGGAAGAGCTGGCCAAGCGCCGGTTCTGCGATGTGCGTGGCCCGGTCATCCGCCTGTCGGTCGGCCTGCAGGATCCGCAAGAGCTGCTCGACGAGCTGCTGGGCGCCCTGAACGCCTTCGAAGCCAGTTGCAATCTTTAGTCCAGAATACTTGGAGCCCGCGATGACTTTCAAACCGATGATCAAGCCCCTTATTGCCGCGGTCGGCTTCGCGCTGTGCGCCGGAGTGGCCGCGGAGCCGCTGGAGGGCACGCTCAAAAAAATCAAGGACACTGGAACCATCACCGTGGCGACTCGCGGTGCGTCCATTCCGTTCAACTACCTGGACGACAACAACAAGCAGACGGGCTTCGCCTGGGACATTTCGCAGCGCGTGGTCGAGCAGGTAAAGAAGGACTTGAAGCTCGCGAAGTTGGAGGTCAAGACCCTGGAGGTCACGCCGCAGACGCGCATTCCACTGGTGGCCAACCAGACCGTCGACCTGGAGTGCAGTTCCACCACCAACAACGCCGAGCGGCAGAACCAGGTTTCCTTCTCGACCACCTTTTTCGTGGTCGGAGCGCGCCTGCTCGTGCGCAAGAATTCGGGGATCAAGCACTGGTCCGACCTGGTCGGCAAGAACGTCGTCGTCAGCGCAGGAACGACCGCCGAGCGCATGCTGCGGCGCCTCAACGAGCAGAACAAGTGGGGCATCAACATCATCCTGGCGAAGGACATCAACGAGAACTTCCTGACGGTCGAAACCGGACGGGCGGTTGCGGCCACCCAGGACGACATCATTCTCTTCAGCAACATCGCTCGCGCCCGGAATCCGGCCGACTGGGAGGTGGTGGGTGTGCCCCAACAGAAAGAGGCCTACGGCTGCATGCTGCGAAAGGGCGACGTCGCCTTCAAAAAGCTGGTCGACAACGTGATCGTGGGGATGATGCGTTCCGGAGAGTTTGCGTCGCTGTACGAGAAATACTTCCTCAAGCCGATCGCCGTGAAGGGGAGCGTCACCGTCAACTTCCCGATGTCGACCGACATGCAGGAGCTCATCCGCAACCCGAACGACCAGCCGCTGTGATCGCCGGCCGTTGCGATCTCATGAACCGTCTCACACGATGCACTACGCCTGGGATTGGCTGATCTTCTTCAAACCCTCGGTCACCGGGGAGGGCTTCTACGGCCTGATGCTGCTACGTGGACTGTTGTGGACAGTGCTCCTGTCTTTGATGGCTTGGACGCTGGCGCTGGGCATAGGCCTGGTCGCCGGCGTGGCGAGGACGCTTCCCAACCGTGCAGCGCGCTACCTCTCCACGGTGTACATCCACTGTTTCCGCAACACCCCGCTGCTGGTCCAGCTGTTCCTCTGGTATTTCGTCGTGCCGGAACTGTTGCCCATCGAATGGGGCAATGCGGTCAAGCAGATGAATCCGACGACCAACCAGTTCCTCACGGTGTTGGTCGGACTGACGCTCTACACGGCCGCGAAGGCGGCCGAGCAGGTGCGTGCAGGCATCGAATCGGTGCCACACAGCCAGAAACAGGCGGCCATGGCGCTCGGGCTGGGGACCGCGGCGGCCTACCGGCATGTGATCCTGCCGCAGGCACTGCGCATCGTCATTCCGCCGCTGACCTCGGACTTTCTGAACGTGTTCAAGAACTCGGCCGTGGCGCTCACCATCGGGCTCATGGAGCTGACCGGGCAGACGCGCCAGCTTAGTGAGTTCAGCGCCCATCCGTTCGAGGCGTTCATCGCCGCGACGGTCATCTACATGGCGATTACCTACGGCGTGATCGTGCTGATGCGCCGTATCGAGATCCGGGTGCGCGTGCCGGGCCTATTGGGAGGCACCTGATGGGTTACGACTTCGACTGGGCGTCTTTGCAGCGCGCCTGGCCATACCTGATGCAGGGCCTGCAGATGACCGCCTTCCTGGTGGTGGTCGCCATGGCTGCGGGCATCGCTCTTGGAACCCTGCTGGCGATCACCCGCATCTTCGGGCCGCGTCCGATCGCGACCGCCGTTGCCGGCTATGTGAACCTGTTCCGCTCGATTCCGCTGATTCTCACGATCCTGTGGATCTACTTCCTGATGCCCGTGGTGCTCAGAACCGCCACCGGCGATCCAAACCTCACCGTTGGACCGATCTATGCGGCACTGGTGGCCTTCGTGCTCGCGGAGTCCGCCTACTACTGCGAGATCATCCGCGCCGGCATCGGCAGCGTTCGCGCGGGGCAGATGCAGGCGGCTCAGTCGCTTGGAATGACGCCCTGGCAGGCCATGCGCCACGTCATCCTGCCGCAGGCGTTTCGCAACATGACACCGTCGCTGATCAACCAGACCATCGCCCTGCTCAAGGACACATCGCTCGTCTACGTGATCAGTCTGAACGACTTTCTCGGGGCCGCGAGCAAAGTGGGGCAACGCGACGGGCGAGTGGTCGAGGTCTACATCCTCGTGGCCGTCGTCTACTTGGCGCTGTGCACGGCCGGTGCCTGGTGGGTCACGCGGCTGCAACGGCGCAAGACCGCGGCAGCGCTTTGAATGAATTCCATGATTGAAATCAAAGGTGTCTCGAAGTGGTACGGCAAATTTCCGGTGCTGACCGAATGCAGCACGAGCATCCGTGAGGGCGAGGTGGTCGTGGTTTGCGGCCCGTCCGGCTCCGGCAAATCGACGCTCATCAAGACTGTCAATGCGCTCGAGCCCATCCAGCGAGGCAGCATCACGGTCAACGGCATCCAGGTCGCCGATCCCGGCACCGACTTGCCGAGGCTGCGCGCCCGGGTCGGCATGGTGTTCCAGCACTTCGAGTTGTTTCCCCACTTGAATGTGACAGACAATCTCACGCTGGCGCAGGTTCAGGTACTTAAGCGATCGCGCTCCGAAGCGGTCGAGCGAGGGTTGCGGATGCTCGATCGGGTCGGACTTTCGGCCCACAAGGACAAGTTTCCGGGTCAGCTTTCGGGCGGACAGCAGCAGCGCGTCGCCATCGCACGGGCGCTGTCGATGGATCCGATCGTCATGCTGTTCGACGAGCCGACCTCGGCGCTCGACCCGGAGATGGTCGGCGAGGTACTCGAGGTCATGGTGCAGCTCGCCGGCGAAGGAATGACAATGATGGTCGTCACGCACGAGATGGGCTTTGCCAGGCAGGTGAGTGACCGGGTGATCTTCATGGACCAGGGAAGAATTGTCGAAGACTGCGCGCGCGACGAGTTCTTTGGTCGGCCGGAGGGCCGGACACCGCGCGCCCAGGACTTCCTCTCCAAAATCCTGCAGCATTGACAACCAAGTTCTGCGCAGCCTCAACCGAAGGAACCACAATGAAATTGATCAAGATATTGGTGCTGGCCAGCTCGCTGGCGCTTTCCGGCGTAGTACTCGCGCATGGCGACGAGGATCACAGCACACCAACCGGTCCGGTCAAGAAAGAGCAGAAAGACTGGGGAATAGCGGGAGATGCGAAGGCGGCCAAGCGGACCGTCGCCGTCAGGATGACGGACAACATGCGCTTCACGCCCGATCGTATCCAGGTGAAGCAGGGCGAAACCGTCAGGTTTTCCTTCAAGAACGACGGGAAGTTGATGCACGAATTCGTCCTGGGCACGAAAAAAGAACTCGACGAGCACGCAGCGCTCATGAAGAAGTTTCCCAACATGGAGCACGACGAGCCTTACATGGCGCACGTTGCGCCTGGAAAGACGGGCGAGATCGTCTGGACTTTCAACCGGCCCGGTGATTTCGACTTCGCCTGCCTTATTGCGGGCCACTACGAAGCTGGCATGGTCGGCAAGGTCAAGGTTGTGGCGGCCTCAGGTGCACGGCAAGGTGCCGCGCGCTAGTGCCGCTTGGGCAGGCATTTCTCGGCTCGTCGAGTTGGACACGTCGATGAGTGACGACAGCGGTGCCGGCTTGCCGGCGAGGGGGCTGATTTGCGTTGGCATGGTGCTGCTACGCCGCCGGCGCCGGTTGTGCCAACTGTTGTCGGGCGGCGGCGGCGGCGACGTGCGCGGCATCGAAACCGACGTGCATTTCGGCGACCTTGCCCGGCGCCGACAACCCGAGCGAACGCATGCCGATGATCGTTGCGCCGCGGCCGACATAGCGCTCCCAACCGAACGGCGACGCCGCTTCGACCGAGACTCGCGCCGTCACAGTGCGGCAGGACGCTGTCGCGATATTCGGGGCGCTGCCCTCGACAAATCCCAGGACGGCATGCTGACGACGCGGGCCGCGATCCCTTCGCTCTTGAGTTGCTCGTAGGCGGCGATGCGTTGCGCAACTTCACTGCACGTCGCCAGCAGCAGCACATCGGGCTTGCCGTCGGTCGCGTCGGCGAGCACCTCTAAGCGCCCGGCGCTCGCATACCGGCCCCGGTCGAGCGTCCGCAAGACGCAACAGCACCATGCCCGGCATCGCACGGAACGAGGCGAGTCGCTCGATCGGCTGGTGCATCGGCCCGTTCTCGATAGCTCGAGCGACAGCCGTCAACGCCGCCGGTCGTGTCGTGCACCGGTCGGAACAGGTTGTCCGTGCGCTTCAGGTCTTCGAGGGCGAGTTCGAAGAACAAGCCCTTACCCGACTCACCTTCGCCCGCCTTGCGGCGGATCGCCTCATCGTAGAAGTCGGACTTGCCGATCGCCTGCTCGAAGACCGTCGGGTTCGAGGTGAGCCCGGTCACCGCGAAGTCGTCGATGTAACGTCCCAGCGTGCCGCCGGGCAGCAGCCCGAGCGTGATGTTGTCAAGCCAGAGGCTTTGGCCCCAAGGTCGTGCAGCTGTTGTGTCGCGTTCATGAGTTCTCCTGCAGTTCGTCGCCGGCCGGGCGCTGCCTCGGCAAGGCCGGCAGATCGACGTCCGCCAGATTGCCGATGCGCTCCAGCGGGATGTCGCCTGGGGGATAGCTTGCGAGTTTGTGCCGGTCGAAGGCGTAGTGTCCCTGGCGCAGAACTACCGTCGTCAGTCGTTGGCCCAGGGACTGTTTCATCGCGGGGAGGACGCGCAGCTTGTCGTCCACCATCACGTAGTGGCGCGCGGGATAGTGCCACTGCACCGTGTCGAGCATCAGATCCTTAATGTAGATCAGCACGCGGCCATCGACGGCTTGCCAGAGCCCCAGCGCTGAACCTTGCGCGACCGGAGCACCACATCGCCGTCCGACCGGATCACCGTCGGGCTGAATGTGCTCGATGGCGCGAAGCGCGCCAGTAAACAGCCGGTCGGCGAATGGGTAGTCGATGAGAAACGTCGACATCTGCAGCAGCCGCGGGTCGTTCATCGCAGCGCTCATATCAGTTGCTCCACCGCGCGTTGCGCGACCCACGACGCATGAAACCTTGTTGTAATTGAGGGGTGGCGTCCGGCACAGAGGTCGGTTTGTACTTGGTGCCTCGAACCCGTATATCAGTTGGACCCGCGGCTCCACGAGCACCCCGCACTGTCGCCCGGGGCGTTGCGCCCCTGAGCACGCATCTCAGACTTCGATGACGTGGGCCGCACGCCGATGTCGCCGCACATTGGAGGCGATCATGGAAGTCATCTATCCTCGCTGCGCGGGATTGGACGTGCACAAGCAGACGGTGGTGGCGTGCGTGCGCATCGCCGGCGACGGCCCCCCGTTGCAGGAAGTGCGCACCTTTACCACCACCACCTCGGGCCTGTTGGCCCTGGCCGATTGGCTCGACTCGTTCGGCGTCGAGCATGTGGGTATGGAGGCCACGGGCGTGTACTGGAAGCCGGTGTGGCATGTGCTCGAAGGCCACTTCGAACTGGTGCTGGCCAACGCCGCGCGCGTGAAGAACGTGCCTGGGCGCAAGACCGATGTCAACGACTCGATGTGGCTGGCCGATCTGCTGGCCCATGGCCTGATCCGCGCCAGCTTCGTGCCGCCGGTGGCCGTGCAGGAACTG
Proteins encoded in this window:
- a CDS encoding transketolase-like TK C-terminal-containing protein yields the protein MTARVSVEAASPFGWERYVGRGATIIGMRSLGLSAPGKVAEMHVGFDAAHVAAAAARQQLAQPAPAA
- a CDS encoding transketolase-like TK C-terminal-containing protein, whose product is MLADATDGKPDVLLLATCSEVAQRIAAYEQLKSEGIAARVVSMPSWDLSRAAPRISRQRPAAL
- a CDS encoding amino acid ABC transporter ATP-binding protein — translated: MIEIKGVSKWYGKFPVLTECSTSIREGEVVVVCGPSGSGKSTLIKTVNALEPIQRGSITVNGIQVADPGTDLPRLRARVGMVFQHFELFPHLNVTDNLTLAQVQVLKRSRSEAVERGLRMLDRVGLSAHKDKFPGQLSGGQQQRVAIARALSMDPIVMLFDEPTSALDPEMVGEVLEVMVQLAGEGMTMMVVTHEMGFARQVSDRVIFMDQGRIVEDCARDEFFGRPEGRTPRAQDFLSKILQH
- a CDS encoding heavy metal sensor histidine kinase produces the protein MTFRRWLVGASLAARLAVASSLFGLIIAGGAIFLGYWTLSDQLDKRTAAELDGKVLLLAHLLSEMPAPPAISEQLHRFNDLLVGHEDLHLAIVDMGTNRVIWSSSAVAQRAVEHLRIQGTEDASTEWSATPAQRYSTAVGVRPVASGQPVRFYLSIDRRADSALLRAFVGATLLGVPFLLVLVSAGVWLIVRTGLLPMTRFGRLAASVNTSSLAQRLSLDGLPAELSALAREFNAMLERMDEGVRRLKEFSGDLAHEMRTPVATLMGRSQVALSHQRTNEELREVLAGNIDELQRLSRLISDMLFIARADQADIAMEREPVSLHEAALHVVDYLSLLAEERNVTVGVYGQAEVRGDRMLLQRAVTNLLSNAIRHASPASEVRVEISRRDDFALLAVVNQGSGIAPEHLERIFERFYRIDSARARHDGGTGLGLAIVRTIMSAHHGRVDARSTCGETTVTLHIPVDLHGAACVVQPTPKRPLA
- a CDS encoding copper-binding protein, which translates into the protein MKMLNIRIALTAFAAVLALAGAASAQTSQTNMSGMSGMASAASGTDSANNAEFTEGEIRKVDKDMKKLTIKHGPLKNLDMPGMTMVFAVQDEAVLDKLQTGEKVRFQAEKIDGKIAVTKIEAAH
- a CDS encoding amino acid ABC transporter permease; the encoded protein is MGYDFDWASLQRAWPYLMQGLQMTAFLVVVAMAAGIALGTLLAITRIFGPRPIATAVAGYVNLFRSIPLILTILWIYFLMPVVLRTATGDPNLTVGPIYAALVAFVLAESAYYCEIIRAGIGSVRAGQMQAAQSLGMTPWQAMRHVILPQAFRNMTPSLINQTIALLKDTSLVYVISLNDFLGAASKVGQRDGRVVEVYILVAVVYLALCTAGAWWVTRLQRRKTAAAL
- a CDS encoding LysR substrate-binding domain-containing protein, whose amino-acid sequence is MLLREIEVFRSVMSVGSASKAAVLMGVTQPAISQSLRRLEEAAGFALFRRLRGRLQPTAEARALLIEVERAYVGLSSIEHRMRSLKRYGVNTLRVAVYPAFGLSFVPRALSRLVAERPDTEGRPQISLQVLSSREVHDAVLAGQADFGLMADEMPTTGLEHSEFARFPGVVVMHAKHRLASTRTVQPHQLAEEPFLALNPEDASRRRLERALEDCGVSLRVAVETPYAASVCEMAMHGLGIGVVNPITALEYAQRGLVIRALSLDISFAGLLVLPPGQPLSSVAQRVLQLMRIQLAGDQKALATFLKPGSKS
- a CDS encoding c-type cytochrome, which translates into the protein MKLFASTLLVILGGLAPGLSIADDSPAPAVIEPASSKPSKPDIVKGEIVFNGKACAACHNADGNSAIPANPKLAQQHPEYLFKQLQEFRSGKRGNAIMSGMAANLSEQEMRDVAWFLASQRVKPGFSKERDLVALGEKIYRGGIGERSVPACAGCHSPNGAGIPIQYPRLGGQHAEYVASQLTAFRDGARLNSAPMTGIATRLTDREIRAVSDYIEGLH
- a CDS encoding amino acid ABC transporter permease is translated as MHYAWDWLIFFKPSVTGEGFYGLMLLRGLLWTVLLSLMAWTLALGIGLVAGVARTLPNRAARYLSTVYIHCFRNTPLLVQLFLWYFVVPELLPIEWGNAVKQMNPTTNQFLTVLVGLTLYTAAKAAEQVRAGIESVPHSQKQAAMALGLGTAAAYRHVILPQALRIVIPPLTSDFLNVFKNSAVALTIGLMELTGQTRQLSEFSAHPFEAFIAATVIYMAITYGVIVLMRRIEIRVRVPGLLGGT
- a CDS encoding cupredoxin domain-containing protein, with amino-acid sequence MKLIKILVLASSLALSGVVLAHGDEDHSTPTGPVKKEQKDWGIAGDAKAAKRTVAVRMTDNMRFTPDRIQVKQGETVRFSFKNDGKLMHEFVLGTKKELDEHAALMKKFPNMEHDEPYMAHVAPGKTGEIVWTFNRPGDFDFACLIAGHYEAGMVGKVKVVAASGARQGAAR
- a CDS encoding transporter substrate-binding domain-containing protein, which codes for MTFKPMIKPLIAAVGFALCAGVAAEPLEGTLKKIKDTGTITVATRGASIPFNYLDDNNKQTGFAWDISQRVVEQVKKDLKLAKLEVKTLEVTPQTRIPLVANQTVDLECSSTTNNAERQNQVSFSTTFFVVGARLLVRKNSGIKHWSDLVGKNVVVSAGTTAERMLRRLNEQNKWGINIILAKDINENFLTVETGRAVAATQDDIILFSNIARARNPADWEVVGVPQQKEAYGCMLRKGDVAFKKLVDNVIVGMMRSGEFASLYEKYFLKPIAVKGSVTVNFPMSTDMQELIRNPNDQPL
- a CDS encoding trans-sulfuration enzyme family protein codes for the protein MNSQTSTNDAFASLVPPVWRASTVVFDSLDDFVHRRSRMPDGFSYGTTGTPTQRALEVRIAELDGAAHCVVFPSGQAAICSTLLALLKKGDHLLMTDAAYGLAKSFALERLEALGVEVEFYGPRIGADIKRLIRPTTRLIWLESPGTVTMELEDVPAIAAVARAHGVVTAIDNTWASPLGFSALAHGVDLCIHACTKYMGGHSDVLMGSIATNDERLYRSLRGLQSLMGLAVSAEDCFLVSRGLDTMQVRMERQAASAQVIADRLSKHPLVRQMLFPALPDAPDHALWSRDFKLSGCLMSLQLVDSPYEAYRAMFRELKLFSIGASWGGVRSIAAFYPAEELAKRRFCDVRGPVIRLSVGLQDPQELLDELLGALNAFEASCNL